A stretch of DNA from Oryza brachyantha chromosome 4, ObraRS2, whole genome shotgun sequence:
GACCTTTTATATGGTAGTTCGTGATGTATTGCTCCTAGGTGACTTCTTGTTGATGTCCTGATCTTATAGAAGTGTTCGTCACTGAACAAACAGACACGGATAATTTACAGTGCAGTGTATGATGGGACTTGTTGTTGATGTCCTGATCTTATAGAATTTATGCAACTTTAAGTAAAAGCTAGTTGGAAGGGCCTCTACATAATTTTTCACTATAAGAATTTTTACCGTGACTCTTGTCTGTTTAGCATGTTAGCGACTTTGTTATTATTTCGTCTGTACAGTTGTACATGAGAGTAGGTTACCTGGCTTGCTTGCCAATACGCAATAGTTCCCTTTTGTTAGATTCCATCTCTACTTTGCCCAGATGCAACTTAATTTACTTTACTGACTTATACATGGATGTTCATATTGAACAGATCACATGGGGCCTACAGAGTCACACCTTGTGGTTGAGAAAAATTCTTCTACAAGTGTGATTGTCAAAGAGCAGGTTGTTACAGTGATTCTCCTTGTGgctattttctttctcttcacaAATGTTGAAGTATTACTAACAGATGATTGAGATTATGTCAGATTCTCTCTACCGAAGATCATAGTTTATCAACGACTCATTTGCGTGGTGCAAGTTccttaaaatcaacaaaaagTGGTCAAGAGAAGGGCAGCTTTTTGGGTAAAGGTGGAGAACAACATTTTGTCTACCAGTCCAATGTGTATGCCCCTCAGCCACATACAGTCTTTTCTGGAGGTTAGAGcacattttttgtttctctctcttgatGCTTACACCCACCAACACATTGTTTCATCACAAGAGCCATGCATTAAAGACACTACAGAGTTGCATTTGTTATTAAACTGCCAAATAGATTTAGATTTTAGTTAGCTGTGTAGTTTCTATATGGAGTACATTTAACTTCATGCACTTTGAGAAAATCAATGGATTAATTTCTGTCTGGGCACTACAGTGGCAGGAAAATCTAGTCATTTTGTTCCCCATTGTTGACTCTGTAGAACTGATTTGCTCTGTTATTTTGAAAAGGTAACATATTACCCTGTTCATGAATGACAAGTCCTTAATTTGGttgaataattttcttttgacaGGATACTTCAATCATCTGGGTCAATGGGAAGAATATCCACATGTCGCCAGTGCAGATGGAACTGACACTGCATCTCCTGTAAGTACTGGATTATATTAATTCCCATCTTTTCTTGATGTTTCACCATCTTGTTTTGCCACAGTAATTTTACATCAAGGGCTGATTACTTATGTAATCTCCTTCATGCAACCTTCAGGTGATGTACAGTTCTTATTCCCCTGTGCCAACCATGGGAGACAGCCAACCGTATTTCCCTTTGCACTACCCTCTGTCAAGTCCTTACTACCAGCCACCTGCTTCTCCTAGCATGGGATATTCAAATTCTGCAAGTGGAATGTCGCATTTTGATCCTATGCATGAGTATTGCCTTCCTGATGGACTTTTGTATTCACCAACTCCTGGGCTCCACCGGTCTTTCAGTTCCTTTGATGGAagtaagatttttatttttgatcttTTTATGGCTTCTCATGATGTACACAGATTTTGATACTTGTGTGCAATGccgaaatattttattacctCTGGTTCACAtgataagatgttttggttttccctagattcatatggatgtaaTGAATtttgacacatatataaaacatatacattgatccataaatatatctagatatggccaaaacatcttataatatgaaacggagagactAATGTATTAGCACATGGCATTTCCTCTTTTAATGATTGTGTGAAATTATTGTAGCTCAAATGCAACAAAGTGTTCCTGGATTTTATGGACAAGGGAACATACCTTCTGGAATGGTATGTCATACTCTGTTGCAATTGTATCTTGGGATCTTTCTACTGATTATGAGTGATTGTGGTCCATAGTTGATTCTGTGGGATGTTTGCCATTGGTTATTGTGCCTACTGTGCTTGTTTTCAAGTACTGATGGCTTACATTCTCTTGCAGCATCAGGGATCTATGTATGGCTCTGGATCATACAAGGCACGGCAGCAAATTGGTAATTTTGGTGGCAGTACACCAAGTTGGGGTGCTGGCAGTCGTAGATTTAGTCCCCTCGACAGGGGCTTCAAGCATGATAAAGGCTCTCTTGAGTTTATGAATGAGCAAAACCGTGGTCCACGGGCCACCAAACCCAAGAAAGAAGTGAATAACTCTTCAACTGAggagaaaaataggaaaaccCAATTAACAATTGATTCTAGCTTGTACAACCAACCTGACTTTACCATTGAATATGAGCAtgccaatttttttgtaataAAGTCATATACTGAAGATAACGTACACAAGAGCATAAAGTATGGTGTTTGGGCCAGCACTGCTAGTGGTAACAGAAAGTTGAATGCTGCTTACCATGaagcaaaagagaaagaagcCAATTGTCCGatcttcttgtttttctcGGTATGATTATTTCTATCATTGCctgttcttttctcttctattTCTGTGTCAAGATAAAAATGAATAGGAAAGGAAGTATCTATCCTCTTGACTTACCATATTTAGGGAGGTTTGCCTATGATGCAGTTTTTCATGCAAAAGTGAGTTTTCATCTTTGACTTTCTCATAGGTTAATGGCAGTGGTCAGTTCTGCGGTGTGGCTGAGATGATTGGACCTGTGGACTTCGACAAGAGTGTTGATTACTGGCAGCAGGACAAGTGGAGTGGCCAGTTTCCTGTAAAATGGCACATTGTTAAGGATGTCCCAAACAACCTTCTTCGGCACATCATTCTTGAGAACAATGACAACAAGCCTGTGACCAACAGCAGAGATACACAGGAGGTAAAACCAATGTACATACTGGCCTTTGTATAGTTCAAACTAATGATCAGatcataaatttaagttttgctTTGTCTTGGCGGGTTGTCTACCCATGAGTCTTTTCTTTAGCAGTTACTAACATGGCAAACTCACAGGTGAGACTGGACCAAGGACTCCAGATGCTAAAAATCTTCAAGAATCACGTGGCTGAGACGACTATCCTCGAGGATTTCGACTTCTACGAGGAATGGGAGAAAGCCATGCTGGACATCAGACAGCGGCAGAAGCAGCAGTATGGTGATTCTGAGCTCCAGAAGCCGACGGAGGCCAAGGAACCAGTGGACCTTGTGACCCAAATCTCAGCCACCTTTGCACGGGCTGTCCAGCTGGGAGAAACCAAGGGCAGCAGGGAAGACAGACCAAAGGTTGATGATGCTTcttctgctgctgttgctgagGACAAGCCTGTTGCTCTTGTTAAGACTGAAGAATCCTTAGCAGATTCAGAGCCAAGTCCTCTGAAGGAAGGTGGCTGATATTTCTCCTTTCACATCTAATACGGAGCAGCAGCTGGGTCATGTGATGTTAACATGGAAGCAAGTATATCAAAGGTGGTTGATATGTGTGAAAACTGGAAGAACTGCTGCTTCTGTGCTGGCACCAATAGGCAGGCTGGAGATGAAGGCTTTGGTTCACCTCCAGTTAGGTTATGATGTATTAATGCCAGTCCCAGTTTCTTCCATGTCCATTTCTCCTGCTCCACAGGAGCCACCAAAAATGGTGCTCAGTGGTTTAGCCATAAAGGAAAACTGCATATATAGGCCAGAGCTTTGTACAGCCTGCAGTTAAATTAGGTTGCCTTAATTTTTTCATACGATAAAATTTCTGCAGGGAAGTGCCAAAGTTCTCCTGTTGAAATGACAGTTTTGCACTGTCTGTAATCTCTGTTGTATCACTGTCAATCAATAAAGAGACATGGAAAGAAAATATGGAAATATAGTAGTCTCGCTGAACATTTTACACTTGTAAATTCATCAGTGGCAGGCACTAAAACTCACCCAATAACTAAGAGCTGTAGTGCTGTACCTAAGGAAAGGGCCAGAAGAATTAACTGAAAGCTTGCTATTATCAGAACTCTGCCACCTTAACAAAGACATGCCGTGTCATTCCAAATTATACATTCTATATACTCTCAACGCAATAGAGTTTGTGCATGTCCCAGCAAGAGGATTATAACACATGCATAAAGCACAGGAACATGCGTCAGTTACAACGAGAGGAAATCTGCATGATGTTTCCACAAAAGGGTAAAGCCTAACACACCACAGCAGTCTGAAAACAGCACCCTAAGAGAAATATTTCGAAGATAAAACTGACTTACATAGCATACACTCAAGTTGGAATTCTACTTCAACGACGCAGAATCTAACGTGCGAACACTGGATTATACTTCCTTCCATCAAGTTCTTCTCAACTCTCTGTTGTCTGATTTAATCAGTTGTCATCGGTTGGGAGATGCAACACCGAAATCGGGCCTTGCGGACTGTGCTCAGGATCACCACCTCAGCATGCTCCAGCATCCTGACAACTTCAGTGAATGGAGGACGAACGTCAGGGTTTGGATCCCAGCACCTTGTCATGATTTCACTGAGAGCAGGCAAGCAGTCCTGAGGTATGGCTGGACGGACACCCTTGTTCACCACAGCAAATGCAGCTTGTACTGCTGTCATGTTAGCAAAAGGGAGCATGCCAGTTATGAGCTCCCATAAAACAATGCCAAAGCTATAGACATCTACTTTCTGGTCATATGGCCTGTGCTGAATCATTTCTCTGCAAGGATGAAAGTAAGGTGAGTCAGCAGTCAGCACTCAGCACATCAGCAATCAGGTTAAAATGAATATAATGAACATATTACAATTTAAAACAGTAACTCGGTAAAAAAACAGTTTGTTGGTCAGAATCctgttgaaaaatataaatttgtactACCACATGAAGTAAAACATGATGCAGTCAGTATTGGCAAGTTTTAGCTTCTATgctgttttcttcttttccagactaaatagaaacaaaagtGGCTGAATTTGGTAAAATTGAATACTTGAAAATAGAAATTACATGAGACAAAATTAAGGCCTGATGCCTAAAGTGGTTGGATTTCTTGTAGAAATAACTATCCAATTACTTTATAGACCATCAATGTTCATGTATGTGCCGCTAGAGAAACTCCACTTGGTAGACACAACATGGAAGCTAGAAAGTGTGGCCTAGGATATAGACTTCAGGACAACTCCAACATGAGATTATACACAGCAATTCTGACCTTGCATGATAAagtgagaagagagagaatgtGTTGGCTCTCAGGCAAGAGGTAGCTCTACACATGCTACAAGAGAGATGCgataaatagataaatgatAGAAAGAAACAGTAGGGTAAAAATATAGCCACCTTATAGCTCATCTATTGTACATGTTAACTATAGCAGTATTTCTAGATGGACTTAtagctagtagttagctctactattaaacttgctctatgATAGCAAGTTTACAGTAAAGTCAATTTACTAGCTAACCTCatattatagtcaacacatataatagatgggctataaggttggctataatttttatctcctaTCTCTTTCTCCTACCTTTGCATTTAATGCATTTTTCTTGGAGTGGGTGTAAAGCTAGCTCTTGCATGAGAGCCAACCTTACTTCTCTCCTCTACATtagcttatagccaacttataatctattgtacttgctctgaTATGTCAACCTAAAATCCTTAATGCTCAAAGCTAAGTGCAGTCTTAAGCAGGGCCCAACAAGAACTTGCTACATTGCTTGATGACCAAAGAGAAGCTTAAGGTGGGTCCTACATGCTAATAAAATGCATTCCCAGAAGTTCCCAtttcctcccttccctttctctcttggCAAGATCGGAGCCCAGGGACAAGTGGTGAGTGGTTGTGACCTCAGAGGTCCAGAGAATCAGTCATCGGGCAGGTCCCAAGGATCTGGGAAGTGGCACCAATTTGATGCCAGGCATGTAGATCCAGAGGGCAGAAATCATTGGATTTACGGGATGGCATAGCCCAATGGATCCAGGCCCAGTGAGTAGCATCCCCATCAAGCAGATCCAGCATTGGCAACCGTTGGGCAGTGAACACAGATCAGTCAATGACCTTGCTCGGCTTCAGAGCTTAAGGCCCCCTCTGAACTTTGTCACAATTTAAGAGGTCAGGTTCTAAATGCTTATGACTCACTCTTATTTGTCCATATTGTGGTTGCCTCTAACTTGAATGCATCCTTTAGTTTTCTGCTTATGCATATGCAAGCTGACATATCTTCTAATCAAAGCTTCTCTTAATTGCCCAAATAATAAAGCATTAATTTCATTCCATCTATGCAAATACAGCCTAAAGGCCATCAATTAGTAAAACGAGGAAAATGTTCTATAGAATGCATTGCATCTGCTAGAGAATATGGATAAGAGTAGACTCTAGAGGATCTGATCACTATGGTAGATAGGATTAGTTTCCATCTATAAGGTTGCTTGAGATTCAAGCCATGTAACTCTATTTATACACCAGCCCCCAAGGCTCAATAATCAATCCACTATTCTAGACATATCTCCTGCAATCTTTCAGAATCAACAGACTATCATACTTGGTGATAACGCCAGCATTGTATGCTAGACCAAATTCTCACACCATATGCATTACTAAATAATGTTAATGTTCAATGATCAAGCAAATTTCTCTTAACCAAAAATAAAGTGTTGATAGTGGCTAAAACTAACAAACATCATGCTAAAAACAGCAGTAACTTGTTGCTTTGTTCAACTTACGGGGCCATCCAACGGTAGGTTCCTGTTTCAGGTGTCATCCCCTCAGTTTTTACTTCAATCCGGGCAACTCCAAAGTCTGCTATCTTGATTGATTTATCACCAGAAATCAAGAGATTATCTGACTTAAGGTCCCTGTGAATGAACCCAAGACCATGGACGTAGGCCATGCCCCTTGCAACATCCAAAGCTTGCTTCACAGCAAGCTTTAGTGGAACTGACCTATTCTGCCGCTTCATCAGAAACTGCCTAACTGAACCACCCTTTGCATACTCTGTCACAATACACCAAACCATTGGCTTCCTGCATGCTCcaataaatttaactatgtTTGAATGCCTCAAAGTTGCAAGCATCATAACTTCCTGCACAAACTGTTGTTCCATTAACCCGGCTCTCTCTGGATCTGCCTCTGGCCTCTCCAAAAGCTTAATGGCAACATCCTCCCCATTGTAGGTGCCCTTGTATAGCTTCCCAAAGGCTCCCTGCGCAAAGGGCATCCCCATGTGGAGCTTACCCAAATCGATAGTCCACTCCTCGTAGTCCTTGAGCGTCTCGGTCGGGTACCTCGGGTCCATCAGTGCCTGCGCCAGTGCATCGTCACTCAAGGCATGCGACACCCGCCCAGGACGGAAAATGCTGTGCCCAACCGAGTAATTGGCCGCAACATGCCCTCTAAGGCCCGGGTGGTTGAGCATCCTCGTATGGGAATCACTAGAGCCGACGCTGCTATTGTCCACCGACATTGCAACGGAGCCGCCGCCATGCGTGCTGGTC
This window harbors:
- the LOC102719102 gene encoding YTH domain-containing protein ECT1-like isoform X1; translation: MAAAQQAQDSADHMGPTESHLVVEKNSSTSVIVKEQILSTEDHSLSTTHLRGASSLKSTKSGQEKGSFLGKGGEQHFVYQSNVYAPQPHTVFSGGYFNHLGQWEEYPHVASADGTDTASPVMYSSYSPVPTMGDSQPYFPLHYPLSSPYYQPPASPSMGYSNSASGMSHFDPMHEYCLPDGLLYSPTPGLHRSFSSFDGTQMQQSVPGFYGQGNIPSGMHQGSMYGSGSYKARQQIGNFGGSTPSWGAGSRRFSPLDRGFKHDKGSLEFMNEQNRGPRATKPKKEVNNSSTEEKNRKTQLTIDSSLYNQPDFTIEYEHANFFVIKSYTEDNVHKSIKYGVWASTASGNRKLNAAYHEAKEKEANCPIFLFFSVNGSGQFCGVAEMIGPVDFDKSVDYWQQDKWSGQFPVKWHIVKDVPNNLLRHIILENNDNKPVTNSRDTQEVRLDQGLQMLKIFKNHVAETTILEDFDFYEEWEKAMLDIRQRQKQQYGDSELQKPTEAKEPVDLVTQISATFARAVQLGETKGSREDRPKVDDASSAAVAEDKPVALVKTEESLADSEPSPLKEGG
- the LOC102719102 gene encoding YTH domain-containing protein ECT1-like isoform X2 — encoded protein: MGPTESHLVVEKNSSTSVIVKEQILSTEDHSLSTTHLRGASSLKSTKSGQEKGSFLGKGGEQHFVYQSNVYAPQPHTVFSGGYFNHLGQWEEYPHVASADGTDTASPVMYSSYSPVPTMGDSQPYFPLHYPLSSPYYQPPASPSMGYSNSASGMSHFDPMHEYCLPDGLLYSPTPGLHRSFSSFDGTQMQQSVPGFYGQGNIPSGMHQGSMYGSGSYKARQQIGNFGGSTPSWGAGSRRFSPLDRGFKHDKGSLEFMNEQNRGPRATKPKKEVNNSSTEEKNRKTQLTIDSSLYNQPDFTIEYEHANFFVIKSYTEDNVHKSIKYGVWASTASGNRKLNAAYHEAKEKEANCPIFLFFSVNGSGQFCGVAEMIGPVDFDKSVDYWQQDKWSGQFPVKWHIVKDVPNNLLRHIILENNDNKPVTNSRDTQEVRLDQGLQMLKIFKNHVAETTILEDFDFYEEWEKAMLDIRQRQKQQYGDSELQKPTEAKEPVDLVTQISATFARAVQLGETKGSREDRPKVDDASSAAVAEDKPVALVKTEESLADSEPSPLKEGG
- the LOC102719578 gene encoding serine/threonine-protein kinase STY13-like, with protein sequence MVEGPKFAGMMGGGVVGRDDIGGNFCDMAYYRKLGESSNMSIDSLNSLQTSTHGGGSVAMSVDNSSVGSSDSHTRMLNHPGLRGHVAANYSVGHSIFRPGRVSHALSDDALAQALMDPRYPTETLKDYEEWTIDLGKLHMGMPFAQGAFGKLYKGTYNGEDVAIKLLERPEADPERAGLMEQQFVQEVMMLATLRHSNIVKFIGACRKPMVWCIVTEYAKGGSVRQFLMKRQNRSVPLKLAVKQALDVARGMAYVHGLGFIHRDLKSDNLLISGDKSIKIADFGVARIEVKTEGMTPETGTYRWMAPEMIQHRPYDQKVDVYSFGIVLWELITGMLPFANMTAVQAAFAVVNKGVRPAIPQDCLPALSEIMTRCWDPNPDVRPPFTEVVRMLEHAEVVILSTVRKARFRCCISQPMTTD